A single genomic interval of Chitinophaga sp. 180180018-3 harbors:
- a CDS encoding sigma-70 family RNA polymerase sigma factor: MATEETSILVKELQQGDLKSFNTLYYKYYRPVFANICRLIRKQEDAEEILQDVFVSLWNKRETLDPDMSIGGWLMVVSQNKSINYLQKKVREKLLLTGDVTDEALQNADNKETFNIEAQLAHLDKAISNLPPKQRQAFTLCKLHLKTYGQASELLGISPHTVREYVTKAGERVKWEMLQIDADLLFITLVLLPLLSVPHYC; encoded by the coding sequence ATGGCGACGGAAGAAACCAGCATACTGGTAAAAGAACTACAGCAGGGGGATTTAAAGTCATTTAATACCCTGTATTATAAATACTACCGTCCTGTATTTGCGAACATATGCCGGCTAATAAGAAAACAGGAAGATGCGGAAGAAATACTACAGGATGTATTTGTAAGCTTATGGAATAAAAGAGAAACATTGGATCCCGACATGTCCATCGGGGGCTGGCTGATGGTCGTTAGTCAAAACAAATCTATCAATTACCTGCAGAAAAAGGTCAGGGAGAAATTACTTTTGACGGGGGATGTCACGGATGAAGCGCTTCAAAATGCCGACAATAAAGAAACCTTTAATATAGAAGCACAGCTCGCACATCTGGATAAAGCCATTAGTAATTTACCTCCTAAACAAAGACAGGCTTTTACACTTTGCAAACTGCATCTCAAGACCTACGGACAGGCTTCCGAATTGCTGGGGATATCGCCTCATACAGTGCGGGAATATGTTACCAAAGCGGGCGAACGCGTTAAATGGGAAATGCTGCAAATAGACGCTGATCTGCTTTTTATTACACTCGTATTACTTCCTCTGTTGTCAGTGCCCCATTATTGTTAA
- a CDS encoding VOC family protein, translated as MNIWDRGLIAALGEVCRFYPTDKLTNSISSGKTIYFMSSTPSQSKYKHEQVQYIEFLSEDLDRAKKFYSASFGWKFADYGPDYTAFEGDYVDGGFLPGKPVKGTMLVVLYSNDLDATKDKVIAAGGTIVKDVFEFPGGRRFHFTDPDGYELAVWTVE; from the coding sequence GTGAATATTTGGGATCGGGGCCTGATTGCTGCATTGGGTGAAGTTTGTCGTTTTTATCCAACCGACAAACTGACTAATTCGATATCTTCGGGCAAAACCATATATTTTATGTCGTCCACTCCATCCCAGAGTAAGTACAAACACGAACAGGTACAGTATATCGAGTTCCTTTCTGAAGATCTCGATCGTGCTAAGAAATTTTATTCCGCCAGTTTTGGCTGGAAGTTCGCTGACTACGGTCCCGACTATACGGCATTTGAGGGAGATTATGTGGACGGAGGGTTCCTGCCTGGGAAACCGGTGAAAGGCACTATGCTCGTGGTGCTTTATTCCAATGATCTTGATGCTACCAAAGACAAGGTTATTGCAGCGGGAGGTACAATTGTAAAAGATGTCTTCGAATTCCCTGGCGGCAGGCGTTTCCACTTTACAGATCCCGACGGTTACGAGCTGGCGGTATGGACTGTGGAATAA
- a CDS encoding metallophosphoesterase encodes MKRRELIRALGISSLFPLSSIAGIGNATPAGNRRLRIAHLTDIHLKDDFNAPGHFAKCLQHVQHLTPSVDLILNGGDIVFDANKENVSSITQQWNLYHAIIKKECSIPVYHVLGNHDVWWNEDDRNQTLYGKKLAMDQLHLDRPYYSFVKNGWKFICLDSVHLDIDNTWYIGKLGEAQFDWLKEELNSTNPATPICILSHIPILTATNLIADDVVNRWEMLGGDMHTDVAKIIHLFYQHPNVKLCLGGHIHLLDKVVYNNVTYICDGAVSGAWWKGNNRETAPGYGLIDLYANGDFHASYVNY; translated from the coding sequence ATGAAAAGGAGAGAACTAATCAGGGCATTGGGAATATCGTCACTGTTCCCACTTTCATCGATCGCAGGCATTGGAAATGCAACGCCTGCAGGCAACCGGCGATTGAGGATTGCCCATCTTACAGATATACATTTAAAAGATGACTTTAATGCGCCCGGGCATTTTGCAAAATGTTTGCAGCATGTACAGCATCTCACTCCGTCGGTTGATCTCATACTTAACGGAGGCGATATCGTATTTGATGCCAATAAGGAAAATGTTTCAAGTATCACCCAACAGTGGAACTTATACCATGCTATTATCAAAAAGGAATGCTCCATCCCTGTATATCATGTCCTGGGAAATCATGATGTCTGGTGGAATGAGGATGACCGCAACCAGACCCTTTATGGCAAAAAACTGGCGATGGATCAGTTACATCTGGATCGTCCTTATTATTCTTTTGTGAAAAACGGCTGGAAATTTATTTGCCTGGATAGCGTACACCTGGATATCGATAACACCTGGTATATCGGTAAACTGGGGGAGGCACAATTTGACTGGCTCAAAGAAGAATTAAATAGTACCAACCCTGCTACCCCTATATGCATTCTTTCACATATCCCGATTTTGACGGCTACCAACCTGATTGCAGATGATGTTGTAAATAGATGGGAAATGTTAGGCGGTGATATGCATACGGATGTTGCAAAGATTATTCATCTTTTTTATCAACATCCTAATGTCAAATTATGTTTGGGAGGTCATATCCATCTGTTGGATAAAGTTGTTTATAACAATGTAACCTATATCTGTGACGGTGCTGTCAGCGGCGCATGGTGGAAGGGGAATAACAGGGAAACGGCCCCTGGTTACGGGTTAATAGATCTGTATGCGAACGGAGATTTTCATGCTTCCTATGTGAATTATTGA
- a CDS encoding TonB-dependent receptor, translated as MTIFKKKISSILFFILGFLPILVHAQNARIKGTVLDEKGSPLPGVAVSIGLNNAYTYAALTDTAGLFSIDNLAIGKKYDFRFSYVGYETYTEKAVAIVNNIANLLVRMKPGNKQLNDVVVVGYGTQKKVNLTGAVSQVDATAFENKPIATVGQALQGAIPNLNINFGDGHPGSVATFNVRGFASINNVSGSPLIIIDGVPGKMDLLNPNDINSVTVLKDAASAAIYGARAAFGVILITTKTAKKGKLNLSYGYSYGIQTPTTRTDFMTDAYTQLKLVDEAFSRNTGSSYSGYTDNDYAELKKRQTDKSLPDIVKQNRNGRDMYVSYGNTDWWHYLYRRSTPQMEHHFTLSGGSEKTSVLISGRYFSQQGLYQDYLGNDNYKGYNLRAKINTQVNDWLNLYTNTQFAAGNNNWPGSGKYGNNTGLYNHAMAAYVPRNPDGSLRFRTNLNNYAASEYPELSYGKSKGKETKYDISEILGFTMNFFNDKLKIDGNFSYEYMPGYLTQRSSKFPWSVYPGVYEYDGNSALTETNNINQHQTLNLFTTYTTGKGDHHLQATAGYNQELQRFKYTSAKAYDLLSDDLGQLDLATGSNYTYGNENEWALMGFFGRVSYDYKSKYLLELNSRYDGTSRFPKSSRFGLFPSASGGWRVSSENFFAPLKKYISDLKIRASYGLLGNQDVGSASSDYYPYIPVMNNGTSNWVNSNGQVKYINAPNPVTPNFTWEKTKSLNIGVDVTILRNLQLSFDRYRRLTTDMLINGKTLPSVFGAGSPKQNAGDLQTDGFEFSFNWSNSYRVGGKDMLVSFGGNISNYTAKITKFDNPKQLLNNYYVGQRIGEIWGYTTDGLFKSDAEAAAWPINQDQIDLSQRVESPGEWSKLKGGDVKFKDLNGDKVINNGSNTVTDHGDLRVIGNSLPQYAYSFNTRVNWNNFDLSLFFQGVLKQDWYPTVEAGLFWGVFGRPYTSFIPKDFEKDVWTPTNTDAYFPIVRGYEVYSGGALNTPNDRYLQNIGYLRLKTAIIGYTLSPRILGRFRNYIQNVHVYFSGQNLFTFTKFRSKYIDPESVGPYDLDRGAGSYNPNTAASNTTDNGARSYPYMKNYTVGVNVTF; from the coding sequence ATGACCATCTTTAAAAAGAAGATTAGCAGCATCCTTTTTTTTATACTGGGTTTCCTGCCGATACTTGTCCATGCACAAAACGCAAGAATAAAAGGAACTGTTCTTGACGAAAAAGGAAGTCCCTTACCGGGCGTAGCGGTAAGCATAGGGTTAAATAATGCCTACACCTACGCAGCATTAACTGATACCGCAGGATTATTCAGCATAGACAACCTGGCTATCGGTAAAAAGTATGATTTTCGATTCAGCTATGTTGGTTACGAAACCTACACGGAAAAGGCGGTAGCAATTGTGAATAACATTGCCAACCTGCTTGTTCGTATGAAACCAGGGAATAAACAACTGAACGATGTAGTGGTAGTTGGATATGGAACACAAAAGAAAGTAAACCTTACAGGCGCTGTGAGCCAGGTGGATGCTACGGCATTTGAGAATAAGCCCATAGCCACAGTGGGACAGGCATTGCAAGGGGCCATTCCTAACCTGAACATCAACTTTGGAGACGGTCATCCCGGAAGCGTTGCTACCTTCAACGTCAGAGGCTTTGCATCTATCAACAATGTAAGCGGCTCTCCATTGATCATCATTGACGGTGTGCCCGGTAAGATGGATCTGTTAAACCCTAACGATATCAATTCTGTAACCGTATTGAAAGATGCCGCCTCTGCTGCTATCTATGGAGCCAGAGCGGCGTTCGGCGTTATCTTAATTACCACTAAAACAGCAAAGAAAGGAAAGTTAAATCTGTCTTACGGCTATAGCTACGGCATACAAACCCCTACTACAAGAACTGATTTCATGACGGATGCATACACCCAATTAAAACTGGTGGATGAGGCATTCAGCCGGAATACGGGCAGTAGCTACTCCGGGTATACCGATAATGACTATGCTGAATTAAAGAAAAGACAAACGGATAAAAGTCTTCCGGATATTGTAAAACAGAACAGGAATGGCAGAGATATGTACGTTTCCTACGGCAACACCGACTGGTGGCATTATCTGTACAGAAGATCCACACCTCAAATGGAGCATCATTTTACGCTGAGCGGCGGATCGGAAAAAACAAGTGTCCTTATTTCCGGCAGATATTTTTCCCAGCAAGGGCTATACCAGGACTACCTGGGGAATGATAATTACAAGGGCTACAATTTGAGAGCAAAAATAAACACGCAGGTCAACGACTGGTTAAACCTATACACCAATACTCAGTTTGCTGCGGGCAATAACAATTGGCCAGGATCCGGGAAATACGGCAATAATACCGGTTTGTATAATCATGCCATGGCGGCCTACGTTCCCAGGAACCCCGATGGCTCGTTGAGATTCAGAACCAACCTGAATAATTACGCTGCAAGTGAATATCCCGAGTTATCATACGGCAAATCAAAAGGAAAGGAAACAAAATATGATATATCGGAAATCCTGGGGTTTACGATGAATTTCTTCAATGACAAACTGAAAATAGACGGAAATTTTTCATACGAATATATGCCCGGCTACCTGACGCAAAGATCATCAAAGTTTCCATGGTCAGTTTATCCCGGTGTGTATGAATATGATGGCAACAGTGCTTTAACGGAAACGAATAATATCAATCAACATCAGACATTAAACCTTTTTACAACTTATACAACCGGCAAGGGCGATCATCATCTGCAAGCCACCGCCGGTTATAACCAGGAACTGCAAAGATTTAAATACACGAGTGCAAAAGCATACGACCTGTTGTCTGATGACCTGGGCCAGCTGGACCTTGCAACAGGAAGCAACTATACATACGGCAATGAGAATGAATGGGCGTTAATGGGCTTCTTCGGAAGGGTCAGCTACGACTATAAGAGTAAATATCTGCTGGAGCTCAATAGCCGGTACGACGGAACATCCAGGTTTCCCAAAAGCAGCAGGTTTGGATTATTCCCTTCTGCATCGGGAGGATGGCGGGTGAGCAGCGAAAACTTTTTTGCACCACTTAAAAAATACATCAGCGATTTAAAGATAAGAGCATCTTACGGTTTATTAGGCAACCAGGATGTAGGCAGTGCTTCATCCGATTATTATCCTTATATCCCGGTGATGAATAATGGAACAAGCAATTGGGTGAACAGTAATGGACAGGTAAAATACATCAATGCCCCTAATCCGGTAACACCAAATTTTACATGGGAAAAAACTAAGTCTTTAAATATTGGTGTTGATGTGACAATTCTCAGGAATCTGCAGCTGAGCTTCGACCGTTACCGGCGCCTGACAACAGACATGCTGATTAACGGAAAAACCCTTCCTTCCGTATTTGGAGCGGGCTCGCCCAAACAAAACGCCGGCGACCTGCAAACGGACGGCTTTGAGTTCTCTTTTAACTGGAGCAACAGCTACCGTGTAGGGGGCAAAGACATGTTGGTGTCATTCGGTGGAAATATCAGTAACTATACTGCGAAGATCACCAAATTTGATAACCCTAAACAACTGCTGAATAATTATTATGTAGGTCAGCGAATTGGTGAAATATGGGGATACACTACGGATGGCCTGTTTAAAAGTGATGCGGAGGCAGCTGCCTGGCCAATTAACCAGGACCAGATTGATCTCTCCCAAAGAGTGGAATCTCCCGGCGAGTGGAGTAAACTGAAGGGAGGAGATGTGAAATTCAAAGATTTAAACGGAGATAAAGTTATCAATAACGGTAGTAACACCGTAACAGATCATGGCGACTTAAGAGTGATTGGCAACTCATTGCCGCAGTATGCTTATAGCTTTAACACCCGCGTGAATTGGAACAATTTTGACCTGTCTTTATTTTTCCAGGGCGTATTAAAACAAGATTGGTATCCAACAGTGGAAGCCGGCCTTTTCTGGGGCGTTTTTGGAAGACCTTATACTTCTTTCATTCCTAAGGATTTTGAAAAAGATGTGTGGACGCCAACCAATACAGATGCCTATTTCCCAATAGTGAGAGGGTATGAAGTATATTCCGGCGGGGCTTTGAATACGCCCAACGACCGTTATCTGCAAAACATCGGTTATTTAAGATTAAAAACTGCGATTATAGGCTACACGTTATCTCCCCGCATCCTGGGCCGGTTCCGTAACTATATTCAAAATGTACATGTATACTTTTCCGGACAGAATTTGTTCACCTTTACCAAATTCAGGTCAAAATATATAGACCCGGAATCAGTAGGGCCGTATGATCTGGACAGAGGCGCCGGATCCTATAATCCCAATACTGCTGCTTCAAATACAACCGACAATGGCGCCAGGTCTTATCCTTACATGAAGAACTATACGGTAGGCGTAAACGTGACTTTCTAA
- a CDS encoding FecR family protein — protein MQELEALLDKFWSDTISQDELKQLETLLQQQQSGNGASALMMQGAAGENVQSTLDPEKADELFKSIHTTISNAGVAKSTSALKKKTVTPWLRLAGIAAGIMIAVIFTWLWTRKGEVVQMKNSIQMAGSKVLHHTENKTDTIMKISLPDGSAVMLYPGSEISYYFPFINNKRDIILRGAGEFNVAGDRSKPFTVYAKDIATTALGTRFKVDAEKKQVHVLLYEGRVVVQPATGNNNSKKAYLYPGQQLAVTNDFDYNITGIQSTAKLAAATKGKKVLHKNDFPAESADTANLSFRNTPLSDVFDNLANKFHVHIICADRDKLQQIPFTGHFNGSDSLENLLKVLCGMNNLQYQLAGDEVTISHP, from the coding sequence ATGCAGGAATTAGAAGCATTATTAGATAAGTTTTGGTCTGACACAATCAGTCAGGATGAATTGAAGCAACTGGAAACATTGTTACAGCAGCAGCAATCCGGAAATGGAGCGTCTGCTTTGATGATGCAGGGTGCTGCCGGAGAAAATGTGCAAAGTACTTTAGATCCGGAGAAAGCAGATGAATTATTTAAAAGTATCCATACAACTATTTCAAATGCCGGTGTTGCAAAGAGCACCAGTGCTTTGAAGAAGAAAACGGTAACACCCTGGCTTCGTTTAGCCGGAATAGCGGCGGGTATTATGATAGCTGTTATATTCACCTGGCTATGGACAAGGAAAGGCGAGGTGGTACAAATGAAAAATAGCATACAAATGGCAGGCAGTAAAGTGCTTCATCATACAGAAAATAAAACGGATACCATAATGAAAATTTCGTTGCCGGATGGCTCTGCAGTCATGCTTTATCCCGGAAGTGAAATCAGTTATTATTTCCCTTTTATAAATAACAAAAGAGACATCATACTTAGAGGCGCTGGTGAGTTCAACGTAGCCGGAGATCGTTCAAAACCATTTACTGTATATGCGAAGGATATCGCTACTACAGCACTGGGAACGCGTTTTAAGGTAGATGCAGAGAAAAAACAAGTGCATGTATTATTATACGAGGGGAGGGTTGTTGTTCAACCGGCCACGGGCAACAACAACTCCAAGAAAGCATACCTGTATCCTGGCCAGCAACTTGCCGTAACAAATGATTTTGATTACAACATCACCGGAATACAGTCAACGGCGAAGTTAGCCGCTGCAACAAAGGGTAAGAAGGTGCTGCATAAGAATGATTTTCCTGCAGAAAGTGCAGATACGGCCAACCTGAGTTTTAGAAATACTCCTTTGTCAGATGTCTTTGATAATCTGGCCAACAAATTTCATGTGCATATTATCTGTGCTGACAGAGATAAATTGCAACAAATACCATTTACCGGCCACTTCAATGGCAGCGATTCCCTGGAGAACCTGTTAAAGGTGCTTTGCGGAATGAACAACCTGCAATATCAGTTAGCAGGCGATGAAGTAACCATCAGCCATCCATAA
- a CDS encoding TonB-dependent receptor plug domain-containing protein, whose product MPLLLASWGFAAKLCAQDSLKADSLVLSNRSGVENILQGNVAGLRVKSWSGTPGTQSTLNLRGLNLDPTDHSTMPLILINGVPVIASPSNVTGLNPLSYYSPDQIDHIEIIRDIDRLAAYGVQAPNGALNIVMKEGKPGSIHVSGRAFAGVNFLQNMDYRKDAFYNFNTRARREVYGSGPVVNGQSVLVDGAGTYGSYLFGLTNYQDQGVIKNTGFGTQSLFLNARYNISNRLSAHFYNNLALANRKGRYAGEFNRDLPQPVVGDENFFTDKKRNIGLISSMGLTYQLDSSLKISSVGGLSYEGAGRDVYVPSNVLDGNIYAASAAFRRQLITLNTALNYVHSFSDVLKLDMTLGNELRYTDDRLTSVDGKRSMENGGSNYVKVVTGYNAKQTNALSDHERERLLSFYGIWKWKYKEDLGVNMVLRADGSSLYKNKWALYPALGIHYDLKNTLSIPVKVNASIGKTGMLSRPEVYRGELEGYGDYYGGNYLGIGQLYPAFRDAKSVGVYQLDAGLSFALLHNLNFSINYFNKVYRDFTYQRYLSNINGIDYNYETGGSLGLSGVELNLDVKWVQTRRFIWTSNFNIASYRNKVKSLPGDIENTSLAYLGALSKGDAVTSLVAYENKQQKIIGNSEPKAFGGFTNTFRYGNVAASLTMTYAWGAHTLAESFTSRYYADRVDNNFPLKNAETPYYLINADADGRTVYQGIRTIEEGSFIRLNKAAVSYHLGTLLGGRLRRLSDMEVYVSGDNLFTLSRYSGINPEENITGIRKHDLSYTGTPLPSSVALGLKVGF is encoded by the coding sequence ATGCCCTTGCTTCTCGCATCCTGGGGATTTGCGGCGAAGTTATGCGCACAGGACTCTCTGAAAGCAGATAGTCTTGTCTTGTCTAATCGGAGTGGAGTAGAGAACATTTTACAGGGTAATGTAGCCGGATTGAGGGTTAAAAGCTGGTCGGGCACGCCAGGCACCCAATCCACACTTAACCTGCGGGGATTGAATTTAGATCCCACCGACCACTCCACCATGCCCCTTATTCTGATCAACGGCGTCCCTGTTATTGCCAGTCCATCAAATGTAACCGGGCTCAATCCGCTCAGTTATTACTCACCAGATCAGATTGATCACATCGAAATTATCCGGGACATCGACCGGCTGGCGGCCTATGGGGTTCAGGCGCCTAATGGTGCACTTAACATCGTCATGAAGGAGGGAAAACCCGGATCTATTCATGTCAGCGGCCGGGCGTTTGCCGGGGTCAACTTTCTGCAGAATATGGATTACCGGAAGGATGCCTTTTACAATTTCAACACCCGTGCCCGCAGGGAAGTATACGGCAGCGGACCTGTTGTTAACGGGCAAAGTGTACTGGTCGACGGCGCCGGCACTTACGGTTCATACCTGTTCGGGTTAACAAATTACCAGGATCAGGGAGTAATTAAGAATACCGGATTTGGAACACAGTCCCTCTTTCTGAATGCCAGGTATAATATTTCCAATCGGCTGTCGGCACACTTTTACAACAACCTGGCGCTTGCAAACCGCAAAGGGCGCTACGCCGGAGAGTTTAACAGGGATCTTCCCCAGCCGGTTGTTGGTGATGAGAATTTCTTCACGGACAAAAAACGGAACATTGGACTGATTTCTTCCATGGGACTTACCTATCAGCTGGATTCCAGTCTCAAAATCAGCTCTGTGGGGGGATTGTCGTACGAAGGTGCAGGTCGTGATGTATACGTTCCCTCGAATGTATTAGACGGAAATATTTATGCAGCGAGTGCCGCTTTCAGAAGACAGCTGATCACTTTAAATACGGCTTTAAATTATGTACATAGCTTTTCAGATGTACTGAAACTGGATATGACGCTTGGCAATGAGTTAAGATATACCGATGACAGGCTGACTTCAGTAGATGGTAAACGCAGTATGGAAAATGGAGGATCAAACTATGTAAAGGTAGTAACCGGCTACAATGCTAAACAAACTAATGCTTTGTCAGACCACGAAAGAGAAAGGCTGTTGTCTTTTTACGGAATCTGGAAATGGAAGTATAAAGAAGACCTTGGCGTAAATATGGTGCTCCGCGCTGATGGAAGCTCACTTTACAAGAATAAATGGGCGCTTTACCCGGCATTAGGTATTCATTATGATCTGAAAAACACGCTGAGCATACCTGTAAAAGTCAACGCCTCTATCGGAAAAACAGGCATGCTGAGCAGACCGGAAGTTTATCGAGGAGAACTGGAGGGATATGGAGATTATTATGGCGGTAATTATCTGGGTATCGGACAACTTTACCCGGCCTTCCGGGATGCAAAGAGTGTGGGGGTTTACCAGCTCGATGCAGGATTGTCTTTTGCACTGCTGCACAACCTGAATTTTTCTATTAATTACTTCAATAAAGTTTACCGGGATTTTACCTACCAAAGATACCTGTCTAATATTAATGGCATTGACTACAATTATGAAACCGGCGGATCACTTGGTCTGTCAGGGGTTGAATTGAACCTCGATGTGAAATGGGTGCAAACACGCCGCTTTATCTGGACAAGTAATTTCAACATAGCCTCCTACCGGAATAAAGTAAAATCGCTGCCTGGTGATATTGAGAATACCAGTCTGGCTTACCTCGGAGCACTTTCAAAAGGAGATGCAGTAACCTCACTGGTCGCCTACGAAAACAAACAGCAAAAGATTATAGGAAATAGTGAGCCCAAGGCCTTTGGCGGCTTCACCAATACTTTCCGTTATGGGAATGTTGCTGCGAGCCTGACAATGACGTATGCCTGGGGTGCGCACACCTTGGCAGAGTCTTTTACCAGCAGGTATTATGCAGACAGAGTGGATAATAATTTCCCGCTTAAAAACGCGGAAACGCCCTACTATCTGATAAACGCGGATGCAGACGGACGCACGGTGTATCAGGGAATCCGGACCATCGAGGAAGGAAGTTTTATCCGGTTAAACAAGGCAGCTGTTTCTTATCATCTTGGCACCCTGTTGGGCGGGCGACTAAGGCGGCTGAGCGATATGGAAGTATATGTCAGCGGCGACAATCTGTTCACGCTCTCCAGATACAGCGGAATTAATCCCGAGGAAAATATAACAGGTATCCGGAAGCACGATCTGAGCTATACAGGAACACCTTTACCTTCTTCCGTTGCACTGGGACTAAAAGTAGGTTTTTAA
- a CDS encoding class IIb bacteriocin, lactobin A/cerein 7B family — MNGLTLELQHVPVVAVKQDLMQKRTVSELSEKEMLEIDGGTSPICAAAAVCAVGYYCGKALYYATH; from the coding sequence ATGAACGGTCTTACATTGGAACTCCAGCATGTACCTGTTGTAGCAGTTAAACAGGATTTAATGCAAAAACGTACAGTTTCCGAACTTTCTGAAAAGGAAATGCTCGAAATCGACGGCGGTACTTCACCTATTTGCGCTGCTGCGGCAGTATGCGCTGTTGGCTATTACTGTGGCAAGGCACTCTATTATGCAACTCACTAA
- a CDS encoding RagB/SusD family nutrient uptake outer membrane protein produces MQRSIKTILSVTLLSVVLHSCSKFLDREPLSQIAPDKAFNSENELDLYANSFYDGILPGPSGNDQATSLPFYGLTGENSDNIVLNGLPGELTGNRIIPVSGGGWSWDQLRNINYFINNCRSGNVNPSIVNKYVGAARFFRAFFYFSMVARFGDVPWYSDVISPNDDKALLKPRDSRVMIIDSVLNDIDYAINNLDSSKSSVNKVNKWTALALKSRICLFEGTFRKYHTEFALPGSTELLTQAANAALQLISSGQYNLYVGSNPQTAYQELFTTASKNNSEYILARNFLSQANIYYSVNYYTISPSFGKPGLEKNLVNSYLMKDGSRFTDTPGYDTLSFYTEMQNRDPRLSQTIRTPGYKRIGGAATLVPSFTSTCTGYQLTKFVTDESQDKLNGNSNPLPIFRLAEVLLNYAEAKAELGTLTQTDLDVSLNRLRARVGMPSLLLATANSVIDPFLATAYTHVNGQNKGIILEIRRERRIELVMEGSRWNDLMRWKEGHLLTNQFKGMHFSGLGAFDLDHDGTTDLVIFKGTKPPVAAAQYLELGVDVNLENDASGGLITILPTIKKTFNESRDYLFPLPTQELLLNKKLTQNPNW; encoded by the coding sequence ATGCAACGTAGTATAAAAACAATACTTTCAGTAACATTGTTGTCAGTGGTGCTTCATTCATGTTCAAAATTTTTAGATAGGGAGCCGCTTTCCCAGATAGCTCCTGACAAAGCTTTTAATTCTGAAAACGAACTGGACCTATACGCTAATTCTTTTTACGATGGTATTTTGCCCGGCCCTTCGGGAAATGATCAGGCAACCAGTCTTCCTTTTTATGGTCTGACCGGCGAAAATTCGGATAACATCGTATTGAATGGTCTGCCAGGCGAGCTTACGGGAAACAGGATCATACCGGTATCTGGGGGCGGCTGGAGTTGGGACCAGCTCAGGAATATCAATTATTTTATCAATAATTGCCGGAGCGGCAACGTAAATCCATCCATAGTAAATAAGTATGTAGGAGCGGCCAGGTTTTTCCGTGCTTTCTTTTATTTTTCTATGGTCGCCAGGTTTGGGGATGTGCCCTGGTATTCCGATGTAATATCTCCCAACGATGATAAAGCATTGCTGAAACCACGGGATTCCCGGGTCATGATCATTGACTCCGTACTTAATGATATAGACTATGCCATCAATAATCTGGATTCTTCAAAATCGAGTGTGAACAAGGTAAATAAGTGGACCGCATTGGCGCTTAAATCCAGGATCTGCCTTTTTGAAGGTACTTTCAGAAAATATCATACAGAGTTTGCACTGCCGGGAAGCACCGAATTATTAACACAGGCAGCAAATGCAGCATTGCAATTGATTAGCAGCGGTCAGTATAATTTATATGTTGGCAGCAACCCGCAGACTGCTTATCAGGAACTGTTCACCACTGCATCAAAAAATAATAGTGAGTATATTCTCGCACGTAATTTTTTGTCCCAGGCCAATATCTATTATAGCGTCAATTATTATACTATCTCTCCTTCATTTGGTAAGCCCGGATTGGAAAAGAATCTTGTGAATTCTTATCTTATGAAAGACGGAAGCCGGTTTACGGATACACCAGGCTATGATACGCTTTCTTTTTATACCGAAATGCAGAACAGGGATCCCAGGCTTTCTCAAACAATCAGAACGCCGGGCTATAAAAGGATCGGAGGAGCTGCTACACTGGTGCCCTCTTTTACCAGCACCTGCACAGGGTATCAGCTAACTAAGTTTGTAACAGATGAGTCACAGGATAAATTGAATGGAAATTCCAATCCTTTACCCATCTTCCGGCTTGCAGAGGTATTATTAAACTATGCAGAAGCAAAAGCAGAGTTGGGAACCCTTACACAGACAGATCTGGATGTATCTCTTAACAGGTTAAGAGCAAGGGTAGGGATGCCATCCCTTCTTCTTGCAACAGCCAATAGCGTCATAGACCCTTTCCTGGCAACTGCATATACCCATGTCAATGGCCAGAATAAAGGGATTATCCTCGAGATCAGAAGAGAAAGAAGGATAGAACTGGTGATGGAGGGATCCAGGTGGAATGACCTGATGCGCTGGAAAGAAGGTCACTTGCTGACAAACCAATTTAAGGGCATGCACTTTAGCGGGTTAGGTGCTTTCGACCTGGATCATGACGGTACTACAGATCTGGTTATATTTAAGGGTACGAAACCTCCGGTTGCTGCTGCTCAGTACCTGGAACTGGGAGTAGATGTTAACCTGGAAAATGATGCCAGCGGCGGCTTAATTACAATTCTTCCCACCATTAAAAAAACATTCAATGAAAGCCGGGATTATTTATTTCCTTTGCCAACGCAGGAACTGCTGTTGAATAAGAAATTAACACAGAATCCTAATTGGTGA